CGGGGAACTGTCGCCGATTCCTCATGGATTGAACCTCAAGCCGATGCCGAAGGACAGGGACGTGGAGTCCAGGCCGTCATCCCGCGAATAGGTGGTCAGCCGGGTCTCGAAATAGCGCAGGCGGCCGCGGCCCGAAGCGCCGCCCAGATTCCACCGCCATCCCACGCCGTACTTATCGCTGGTGAACTCGCTGAGGTCGCGGTCCGCGGTGAAGAACTCGGTGCCGGCGTCGAAGGTTCGCGGCAGGCCGAAATAATCCGCCGCATCCTGGGTGTAGTAGCGGAGGATGGGGTAGAGCCACTGCTCGCGCTCGGTGGGCAGCCGGAACCACAGCTCCAACTCCGCCGTGTGGCTTTGCACTCCCCAATCGTCGTCGTAGAGGCGGTAATAAAAGCGTGGCACGAAGCGCTTCGACACCGCATGGCTCAGGCGCAGCGCCAGAGCGGTGCGCAGTCGGCTGTCCGGTAGCCGCTCCGCCACTCGCTGGCCGTCGGGAAACTGCGGTGTCGGTGCGAGGATGACCTCGTGGAAGGGGGTCGAAAGAAAGCCGTCCTGGGAGCTCACGGAAAGCTCCAACGAGCCCAGGGTCTTCGGCCCCAGGACCTCGGTCCAGCCGAAATTGAAGTCGGTGGTGCTGCGATCGTCCTGACCGCGCTGGATGCCGTCGATGCCGTAGAGGTCGATGGTGTCGGAGTAATGCCGCAGCCCGGCGCTCAACGTCGTGTTCTGCTGGCGGAAATTGCGCGACCAGCTCAGACCGCCCATAAAAGACGAGTAGTCATATTCCTTGGAGAACCCGAAGGTGACACCGACGTCCTGCTGCTCCATGGTGCGG
Above is a genomic segment from Acidobacteriota bacterium containing:
- a CDS encoding DUF3570 domain-containing protein, translated to MFLSARRLSSSFSTTTALRPSGILRALLVLALLIPAATEAQAPEPGAAPPGAGSPSSAPVASGTDGSELDVEILFNYYEQDGENSPVTGGIGTEEMDVISPVILLRWKQSDRWTYQAQLGIDNISSASTDNIDLGEAEVSSASRMDNRAYTTLTATRTMEQQDVGVTFGFSKEYDYSSFMGGLSWSRNFRQQNTTLSAGLRHYSDTIDLYGIDGIQRGQDDRSTTDFNFGWTEVLGPKTLGSLELSVSSQDGFLSTPFHEVILAPTPQFPDGQRVAERLPDSRLRTALALRLSHAVSKRFVPRFYYRLYDDDWGVQSHTAELELWFRLPTEREQWLYPILRYYTQDAADYFGLPRTFDAGTEFFTADRDLSEFTSDKYGVGWRWNLGGASGRGRLRYFETRLTTYSRDDGLDSTSLSFGIGLRFNP